The Streptomyces sp. M92 nucleotide sequence GCCCAACTCGACGACACGGGTACGGGCGGCCACCGCCTCGGGGTGGGTGCCGCCGAGCACCAGGACGCGCCGGCCGGTCAGCGGGCCGCGCGGGCGGGCGCGCCGAGCGGGTTTCGGGGCCTCGGCCGACGAGGCCGGCTGTGTCCGCGCGGCGGGGGCGGTGGTCCCGGTTTCCGGCGCGGAGGGCTCCACGGCGTCGGTGTCGGGTGTCTCCGGCGGGCGCGGGGCCGGGACGGCGGGCAGCGCCGGGGAGGCGGCGTCGGCCCGGGGCTCCCCTTCCTCGTGCGGGACGCCGGCCCGGACGTCGGCGAGCAGCCGCAGGAAGGTCTCCTCGTCGATGAGCGGTACGCCCTCGGCGAGTGCGCGCCGGGCCTTGGCGGAGCCGGTCGCGGAGTCGTTGGCGACCAGGGCGCTGGTGTGCCGGCTGACCGAGGTCATCATGTTCAGCCCCGCCGCCGCGCCCCGCAGCAGCAGGTCCGCCCGCGAGGTCCCGGTCTCCCCGGTCACGGCGATCTTCATGCCCTGCACCAGCGGCCCGCCCTCGGCGAGCCGTCCCGGATTGCGGAACGCGCACGGCGTCTTCGGCGGCTTCGGCGCGAACCGGGGGTCCTGCCGGGGCGGGCAGGCCACCAGGGGCAGCGGCAGGTCCAGACGTGCCGCCTCACGCAGGGAGGCCCGCAGCACGCCCGCCAGCACCCGCGTGTCGTCGAGTGCGTCGTGCGCCCGCGTCTGCACGACGCCGTAGTGGGCCGCGAGCGTGCCGAGCGTCAGGTCGTCGGTCGGCGGGTCCACGCGGCGGTTCAGGGCCAGGGTGCACAGTCGCCGGGCGACGGGCAGCCGCAGTCCCGCCCGTGCGAACTCGTGGGCGAGGAAGTCGTAGTCGAACTGGGCGTTGTGGGCGACCAGGACCCGGCCCTCCAGCAGCGCGGCGATCCGCTCGGCCACCTGCTCGAAGACCGGTGCCCCGCGCAGCCGCCGTGCGGTCAGTCCGTGCACGTGCGCCGGTCCCGGGTCGCAGCCGGGGTCGAGCAGGGTCGAGTACTCACCGGTCTGCTCGCCGTCCGGGCCGAGCGTCACGACGGCCAGGGACAGCACCCGGTCACGACGGGGGACCAGACCGGAGGTCTCGACGTCGACCAGGGCCCACTCGTGGCGATGGTCGAGCACGGCGGAGGAGCCGGGAGCGGCTGACGTGACAGACATGGAGAAAGGATGGAGCTCCGTCCACGGTTCCTTCAACTCGAACGCCGCTTGATCCGGTTTCGCCCTGTTCTCGGCGGGCGTCGGCCGCCGGCGACTCCTTTTGGGAGACTGTCGGGGTGTCATTCGCCAGGCGTTCAGGAGGACTTCGCCATGACCGAGCAACCGCGCGACCGGGTCGCCCGGTACGGGCGCCGTTTCGAGCGGGTCTTCGCGGAGTACTTCGACACTCTCGGCACGACGCTGGACGCCCCGGCGTTCAGCCGCTTCACCCCGGACTGCCTCGCGCTGCTGCGTGACCTGTCCCTGCGGGGAGGCAAGCGGATGCGGGTCGCCCTGCTGCACGAGGCCGCACGACTGGTGCGTGAGGACGCACCGTCCGAGGCACTGGACGCCGCCGCGCTGAGCATCGAGCTGCTGCAGACCCACGGCCTCGTGCACGACGACCTCATCGACGACAGCGCCACCCGCAGGGGCGGGCCCACCACCTACCACGCCTACCTCGACAGGTTCCCCGGCGACCCGCGGGCCGCACTCGGACTGACCGTCCTCGCCGGCGACCTGGCGCTCGCCCTCTCCCTGCGGGTGCTGCTGGACGCCGGGCTCCCGGCCGAGCTGCGGCAGGCGATGACCGAGGTCCAGGTCCGGGCCGCGACCGACACCTTCGTCGGCCAGATCACCGACCTGGAACGGGACTTCACCCCCGGCACACCCGACGACGAGGTCCTCCACGACGTCGCCGACCACAAGTCGGCCCGCTACTCGGTCCTCGCGCCACTGCGCCTGGGGCTCCTCGCCGCCGGTGAGCAACCGGGCCCCCACGAGACGGAACTGCGCCGCTACGCACGGCTGGTCGGCATCTGCGGCCAGATGCGCGACGACTACCTCGACCTGTTCGGCGACGCCGCCGCGATGGGCAAACCGACGGGCGGCGACATCCGCGAGGGAAGGCGCAGCTACACGGTCGCCCGCCTGCTCGCCACCGTGGGCGGCTCGGAACGGGCGCTCGTGGAGCGGGCCCTCGGCGACCGGGACTGCGCCGAGGAGACCGTCGCCACGATCCGTGAGATCGGCGAGCGCCACGGCGTGGCCGCCCGCCTGCGGGCCGACATGCGGCGCCACGCCGAGCAGGCCGCGCAGGTGGCGGCCGGCTGGCGCCCGCGGTGGCGCGAGGACGCGGTCGCCTTTTTCGAGCTGCTGCCCCGGTGGAGCGTCGACCGCGACGCATGACTCGCACCCCCTCCGACGCCTGTTCCCCATGTCGCTCAAAGGGGAAAACCGGATCTTCCGCCCGGACCGCCGGGTCATGCTCTGACCGGATGCGCCGCTGACCAGGCGCATCGGCCACGACGTGATCCCTGGGGGAGAACATGACGCACTCGGCGCGACGGGGCGCGGGAGGGGACGACCGGGCCGTGCTGCTGGCGGCCGGACTCGCCGACCTGGCGGTGAGCACACTCGGCTCGGCGGTCGGCGCGGTGCGCGGACTCCTGCGCCGCTCGGACACCGCCGACCTGGTCCGGGAAGCGGAGCACGACATCCGGTCCCGGGGCAGGCTGGCCCTGGACCGGTACGCGCACGTTCCGCCCGCCCACCTGGAGGTGCTCGCACGGCACGTGCGGGCGCGCCGGGCGGCCGACGCCGGCGATGACTGACCGCTGGGACCGGGACGCCTTCAAGGCGCGCGTCGACGGCGTGCTGCACGGCTTCCTGGACGAGGAGTCCCGCCACCTCCTGGCCATCGACGACACCCTCGCACCCGTGGCCGGGCAGCTCCGGAACGCGGCGGGGCACGGCAAGCGGCTGCGCGCGGCCTTCTGCTACTGGGGCTGGCGGGCGGCCGGACAGCCCGACAGCGACGCCCTGCTGCGGGCGGCGGCCTCGATGGAACTGGTGCACGCCGCGGCGGTCGTCCACGACGACCTCATCGACGACAGCGCCCTGCGCCACGGCCTGCCCACCGCCCACGTCGCCCTGGAGACCGCACTGTCCCGGTCGGGCCGCCCACGGGTCCGCCCGGCCGCCCGGTCCCTGGCCATGCTGGTGGGCGATCACCTGATGGCCCTGGCGGGGGAGCTGTTCGCCACCAGCGGCCTGCCCGCCGCCTACCTCGCCAGGGCCCGCCCCCTGTGGGCCGCGCTCGCCCGTGAACTCGTCGCCGGGGAATGCCTGGAGATATTGCACACCGGCGGACCACCGGACACCGGCACCTCACTGAAGGTGGTCCGGTACAAGACCGCCAAGTACACCGTCGAGCACCCCCTGCTCATCGGCGGCCTGCTCGCCGGCGCGGGCCCCGCGCTGCGGGACGCCTACTCCGCCTACGGCGTGCCCCTCGGGGAGGCGTTCCAGCTGCGCGACGACCTGCTCGGCCTCTTCGGCGACCCGCGGCACACCGGCAAGGAGGAACTGGACGACGTCCGCGCCCACCGCCCCACCGCGCTGCTCGCCGAGACCTGGCGGGCGGCCGACGCCCGGCAGCGCGAGCGGCTGCGCGGCGTGCTGGGCCGCCGCGACCTCGACGACACGCACTTCGACGACGTACGCGACCTGATGCGGGAACTGGGGGCGCCGCAGCGGGTCGAGCAGATGATCCACACCCGCGTGGAGCAGGCCACCCGCGCCCTGGACACCGCCGGCGCACCGCCGCACGCCCGCCGGGCGCTGCGCGACCTCGCCCGGCAGGCCACCGACCGCGTCCACTGACGAGGAGACCGTGATGACCTACACCGAGACGTCGATGGACGCCCTGCGCCGCGGCGGCGACGAACTGGCCGACGCCGTCGTCGCCACTCTGTTCGAGCGCGGCGAGATCGGCAAGTTCAACTCCCTGATGCGCTACGTCTCCACCGCCGGCCAGGAACTGCCCGACGGCCTGCCCGGCGTGGCCCGCGAGTACCTGCGCACCACCGGCACCCCGCCGGACTGGGTGGACTGGGCCGAGATGGAGAAGGCCCGCCTCTTCTTCATCGACAACAACGTGCACATCTCCACGGCACTGTCGTTCGCGTCCATGCCCGCCTGCTACGTCGTCCCGCACGTGGCCAGGCTGCTGTCGGCCACCCACGGACTGAGCTACCCCTCCAAACGCATGGCGGAGACCGGGCAGTTCACCGTCCACCTGATGCAGCCCGACGCCTTCGAGGCCGGCGGCCGGTTCATTCCGGCGGCCCAGAAGGTACGCCTGCTGCACGCCGCCGTCCGCCACCACCTGAAGCGGGAGGACCGCTGGGACACCGAGAACCTCGGCACCCCCATCTGCCAGGAGGACATGATCGGCGGGCAGATGTTCTTCTCCCTGCTCGTCCTGGACAGCCTGC carries:
- a CDS encoding polyprenyl synthetase family protein; amino-acid sequence: MTDRWDRDAFKARVDGVLHGFLDEESRHLLAIDDTLAPVAGQLRNAAGHGKRLRAAFCYWGWRAAGQPDSDALLRAAASMELVHAAAVVHDDLIDDSALRHGLPTAHVALETALSRSGRPRVRPAARSLAMLVGDHLMALAGELFATSGLPAAYLARARPLWAALARELVAGECLEILHTGGPPDTGTSLKVVRYKTAKYTVEHPLLIGGLLAGAGPALRDAYSAYGVPLGEAFQLRDDLLGLFGDPRHTGKEELDDVRAHRPTALLAETWRAADARQRERLRGVLGRRDLDDTHFDDVRDLMRELGAPQRVEQMIHTRVEQATRALDTAGAPPHARRALRDLARQATDRVH
- a CDS encoding oxygenase MpaB family protein, which encodes MTYTETSMDALRRGGDELADAVVATLFERGEIGKFNSLMRYVSTAGQELPDGLPGVAREYLRTTGTPPDWVDWAEMEKARLFFIDNNVHISTALSFASMPACYVVPHVARLLSATHGLSYPSKRMAETGQFTVHLMQPDAFEAGGRFIPAAQKVRLLHAAVRHHLKREDRWDTENLGTPICQEDMIGGQMFFSLLVLDSLHRLGIHMSAEGADAYFYAWRVVGAVLGVDQTAVPTTLDEGRQFLDLYMLRHMGPSEEGAHLTRQLIDLYEEVVPGSLFDPVVSALIRYLVGDTCADWLEVPRTAWDTAVKAAPHLLGVLETIEDRSPFGAWALDRLGHLTTVLELSTLTRGRVMHYAIPEQLRKEYGVTGAASRTRRWTPPPATVS
- a CDS encoding TerD family protein; this encodes MSVTSAAPGSSAVLDHRHEWALVDVETSGLVPRRDRVLSLAVVTLGPDGEQTGEYSTLLDPGCDPGPAHVHGLTARRLRGAPVFEQVAERIAALLEGRVLVAHNAQFDYDFLAHEFARAGLRLPVARRLCTLALNRRVDPPTDDLTLGTLAAHYGVVQTRAHDALDDTRVLAGVLRASLREAARLDLPLPLVACPPRQDPRFAPKPPKTPCAFRNPGRLAEGGPLVQGMKIAVTGETGTSRADLLLRGAAAGLNMMTSVSRHTSALVANDSATGSAKARRALAEGVPLIDEETFLRLLADVRAGVPHEEGEPRADAASPALPAVPAPRPPETPDTDAVEPSAPETGTTAPAARTQPASSAEAPKPARRARPRGPLTGRRVLVLGGTHPEAVAARTRVVELGGAAAVNLSAGVTDVVILDGGEADRRLPRIRALLLPTHDAAWLVAPVVTDAPGAGDRRAAAHVLPRGGVVDLPLQGGRGPAHRWTVTASWAQQTACDIDVVAFVLDEDEQVSFDEDFVFYGAPENPGGTVRLLSDGPTEQTISVDLATLPPSARKVVVAAAVDGSPVFGDVGALHIVSGPGTGAAALVQATLDAATTERTMLLAEIYRRGQSWRLRAVGQGYDHDLKALARGYGVDVAD
- a CDS encoding polyprenyl synthetase family protein, with product MTEQPRDRVARYGRRFERVFAEYFDTLGTTLDAPAFSRFTPDCLALLRDLSLRGGKRMRVALLHEAARLVREDAPSEALDAAALSIELLQTHGLVHDDLIDDSATRRGGPTTYHAYLDRFPGDPRAALGLTVLAGDLALALSLRVLLDAGLPAELRQAMTEVQVRAATDTFVGQITDLERDFTPGTPDDEVLHDVADHKSARYSVLAPLRLGLLAAGEQPGPHETELRRYARLVGICGQMRDDYLDLFGDAAAMGKPTGGDIREGRRSYTVARLLATVGGSERALVERALGDRDCAEETVATIREIGERHGVAARLRADMRRHAEQAAQVAAGWRPRWREDAVAFFELLPRWSVDRDA
- a CDS encoding polyprenyl synthetase, producing the protein MTHSARRGAGGDDRAVLLAAGLADLAVSTLGSAVGAVRGLLRRSDTADLVREAEHDIRSRGRLALDRYAHVPPAHLEVLARHVRARRAADAGDD